From Salinirubellus salinus, the proteins below share one genomic window:
- a CDS encoding universal stress protein translates to MANGPEGDLSIREPPKVLVPVRVLEGQTLPASLVEFLAPADVVVLGYHVLPEQTPTEQASMQYEERAQSAVEDIVTEFREAGREPETRVVFTHDRDQTVDRVAAEVDATAVLLPNPTGEITDVLVALRGVVDTGRLADLVATLLHGGEGRVTLWGLDTGGSFEADAAVEHARDTLERRGLGADRITGETTQTEQPVVDIVGRSAAFDVVVMGEGGEGLLSVLLGEDAERVAEGAVAPVLVVRPRPDPTAE, encoded by the coding sequence ATGGCCAACGGCCCAGAGGGTGACCTCTCCATCCGCGAACCGCCGAAGGTGCTCGTCCCCGTGCGGGTCCTGGAGGGGCAGACACTCCCGGCGTCGCTGGTCGAGTTCCTCGCGCCGGCGGACGTGGTGGTGCTCGGCTACCACGTCCTGCCCGAACAGACGCCGACCGAGCAGGCGAGCATGCAGTACGAGGAGCGCGCGCAGTCCGCCGTCGAGGACATCGTCACCGAGTTCCGGGAGGCCGGGCGCGAGCCCGAGACGCGCGTCGTCTTCACCCACGACCGGGACCAGACGGTCGACCGGGTCGCCGCGGAGGTGGACGCCACGGCCGTGCTGTTGCCGAACCCGACCGGTGAGATAACGGACGTGCTGGTGGCTCTGCGTGGCGTCGTCGACACCGGCCGGCTCGCGGACCTCGTCGCGACGCTCCTCCACGGTGGCGAGGGGCGGGTGACGCTGTGGGGGCTCGACACCGGCGGGTCGTTCGAGGCCGACGCGGCCGTCGAACACGCCCGTGACACGCTGGAGCGCCGTGGACTCGGGGCCGACCGTATCACGGGCGAGACGACGCAGACCGAACAGCCCGTCGTGGACATCGTCGGCCGCTCGGCCGCGTTCGACGTGGTTGTGATGGGCGAGGGTGGCGAGGGGCTCCTCTCGGTCCTGCTGGGTGAGGACGCCGAGCGGGTCGCAGAGGGCGCCGTCGCGCCGGTGCTGGTCGTCCGCCCACGACCGGACCCGACGGCGGAGTGA
- a CDS encoding APC family permease, with product MGATQETAAGEGTNRAGESPEVESQPTTVTEETSVTEEGTELERSIGLVGGLSIGVGTMIGAGIFVFPGLAAGRAGPAAAGSFAIGAVVALLVALPTSELATAMPKSGGGYYFVSRALGALPGAVVGLSIWLGLVFATAFYLVGFGNYAAAVLAEAGVSVGASGVVVPLALVSAVLLTALNLVGTENAARLQNYVVGLLLTILVFFLGYGGLDALGVFGRTRVPEQFLPFGPMPMFTTAALVFTSYLGFAQVATVAGDIKQPGRNLPLAMVGSVLLVGVLYVSTIFVATSAFAASTLSGFGETAIVEVARAFGGGSGAIAILVAGLLATLSSANASVLATSRALFAVSKDAVVPRRASRMNLRYGTPHVALVLGAGPVLVLVSLNRVEVLAEVASFLHLVMYGLMCVALIVMRRDEPEWYDPAFRVPAYPVVAGLGAVASFGLLAFMQLTSQVVGVVVMLAAAGWYRYYANDVSLKGVI from the coding sequence ATGGGAGCGACGCAGGAGACGGCGGCCGGGGAGGGGACGAACCGTGCCGGCGAGTCACCGGAGGTCGAGAGCCAGCCGACGACGGTCACCGAGGAGACGTCCGTCACCGAGGAGGGGACGGAACTGGAGCGGTCCATCGGCCTCGTCGGGGGCCTCTCCATCGGCGTGGGGACGATGATCGGCGCCGGGATCTTCGTGTTTCCGGGGCTGGCGGCCGGCCGGGCCGGACCCGCCGCGGCGGGGTCGTTCGCCATCGGCGCCGTGGTGGCGCTGCTGGTCGCGCTCCCGACCTCGGAGTTGGCGACGGCGATGCCGAAGTCGGGCGGGGGGTACTACTTCGTCTCGCGGGCGCTCGGCGCACTACCGGGAGCGGTGGTGGGGCTGAGCATCTGGCTGGGGCTGGTGTTCGCGACGGCGTTCTACCTCGTCGGGTTCGGCAACTACGCGGCGGCGGTCTTGGCCGAGGCGGGGGTGTCGGTCGGCGCTTCGGGCGTCGTCGTCCCGCTGGCGCTCGTCTCGGCCGTGTTGCTCACCGCGCTGAACCTCGTGGGGACGGAGAACGCCGCGCGCCTCCAGAACTACGTCGTCGGCCTGCTGTTGACCATCCTCGTGTTCTTCCTCGGGTACGGCGGACTGGACGCGCTGGGCGTGTTCGGCCGCACGAGGGTGCCCGAGCAGTTCCTCCCGTTCGGACCGATGCCGATGTTCACCACCGCGGCGCTCGTGTTCACCTCGTACCTCGGGTTCGCACAGGTGGCGACCGTCGCGGGCGACATCAAGCAGCCGGGACGGAACCTCCCGCTGGCGATGGTGGGGTCGGTGCTCCTCGTCGGCGTGCTGTACGTCTCGACCATCTTCGTCGCCACCAGCGCGTTCGCGGCGTCGACGCTCTCCGGGTTCGGCGAGACGGCCATCGTCGAGGTGGCCCGCGCGTTCGGCGGCGGCTCCGGCGCCATCGCCATCCTCGTCGCGGGGTTGCTGGCGACGCTGTCGAGCGCGAACGCTTCCGTCCTCGCCACGTCGCGGGCGCTGTTCGCGGTCAGCAAGGACGCCGTCGTCCCACGCCGCGCCAGTCGGATGAACCTCCGATACGGGACGCCGCACGTCGCGCTCGTGCTGGGCGCGGGGCCGGTGCTGGTGCTGGTGTCGCTGAACCGCGTGGAGGTGCTGGCGGAGGTGGCCTCGTTCCTCCACCTCGTGATGTACGGACTGATGTGCGTGGCGCTGATCGTGATGCGGCGCGACGAACCGGAGTGGTACGACCCGGCGTTCCGGGTCCCCGCCTACCCGGTGGTGGCAGGTCTCGGTGCCGTGGCGAGCTTCGGCCTGCTCGCGTTCATGCAGTTGACCTCGCAGGTGGTCGGCGTCGTGGTGATGCTCGCGGCGGCCGGGTGGTACCGCTACTACGCGAACGACGTCTCGCTGAAGGGGGTGATCTGA